The Penaeus vannamei isolate JL-2024 chromosome 16, ASM4276789v1, whole genome shotgun sequence genome includes a window with the following:
- the LOC113825754 gene encoding U-scoloptoxin(05)-Cw1a translates to MKFAAAVLLLTFIAVQSAEAIKCYQCEVGGDCKKEVECAGSCTKSSTTTAGVTAVIRACSPAKLENGCKNTTTAGIKTNLCSCDSDLCNTGVVSHVAIPLMVVAVLLGRLM, encoded by the exons ATGAAATTCGCTGCCGCCGTTCTGCTCCTGACGTTCATCGCCGTGCAGTCAG cCGAAGCAATAAAATGTTATCAATGCGAAGTGGGCGGTGATTGCAAGAAGGAGGTGGAGTGCGCCGGCTCTTGCACAAAATCCTCAACCACAACAG ccgGAGTGACCGCCGTTATTCGAGCCTGTTCTCCAGCCAAGCTCGAAAACGGGTGCAAGAACACCACCACAGCAGGTATCAAAACCAACCTCTGTTCCTGTGACTCTGATTTGTGCAACACCGGCGTCGTTAGTCATGTTGCCATTCCCCTCATGGTGGTCGCCGTTCTCCTTGGTCGCCTCATGtag
- the LOC113825759 gene encoding D-beta-hydroxybutyrate dehydrogenase, mitochondrial isoform X2, with translation MALTLDTAADLLLWGCAGSVLASASIVLGGKEDPGCFLHLLLAVWVLAAAGCLARTCLKGFRVFAGCLRADNEGEGAERLRKLGSEKLHVLQLDVTKQEQLQDARKQVQALMQKGEVLWGLVNNAGIGCLGMTEWPTIAKYKQTADVNIFGMVAATQTFLPLIKQSKGRIVNVGSMVGRVPQPIFTAYAVTKYAVEGFSDCLRVELKPWQVKISVIEPGNFAKATGIADEEHLRRQEDELWGDMHEDLRRAHPRQELQAVTRALRAFRDVGPDSMTPVLEAMTEALTQRFPRARYMPMDLHTFVRIFVATHLPEWLYDLLYV, from the exons TGGACACCGCGGCGGACCTCCTGCTCTGGGGCTGTGCTGGCAGCGTCTTGGCCTCCGCGTCAATTGTCTTGGGTGGAAAGGAAGATCCCGGTTGCTTCCTTCACTTACTCCTGGCGGTGTGGGTACTCGCGGCTGCCGGCTGCCTCGCTCGCACCTGCCTGAAG GGCTTCCGGGTCTTCGCTGGTTGCCTCCGTGCagataacgaaggagaaggagcagagaggcTGAGGAAATTAGGATCCGAGAAATTACACGTACTTCAGTTAGACGTGACGAAGCAAGAGCAGTTGCAGGATGCGAGGAAGCAAGTCCAGGCGCTGATGCAAAAGGGAG AAGTGCTGTGGGGTCTTGTCAACAACGCAGGCATCGGGTGTCTGGGGATGACGGAGTGGCCGACCATTGCGAAGTACAAGCAAACAGCTGACGTTAATATTTTCGGGATGGTGGCCGCCACGCAGACTTTCCTTCCCTTGATCAAGCAGTCTAAAG GCCGTATTGTGAACGTGGGGAGCATGGTGGGCCGCGTCCCTCAGCCCATCTTCACGGCCTACGCGGTCACCAAATATGCCGTGGAAGGATTCAGTGATTGTTTGAG AGTGGAGCTGAAACCATGGCAAGTGAAGATCAGCGTCATTGAGCCGGGTAACTTCGCTAAAG CCACGGGCATAGCAGACGAGGAGCACCTTCGCCGGCAGGAGGACGAGCTGTGGGGCGACATGCACGAGGACCTCCGGCGGGCTCACCCTCGGCAGGAGCTCCAGGCCGTCACTCGGGCTCTGAGGGCGTTCAGagatgtgggg CCAGACAGCATGACGCCCGTGTTGGAGGCCATGACAGAGGCCCTGACGCAGAGATTCCCGAGGGCGCGCTACATGCCCATGGACCTGCACACCTTCGTCAGGATATTTGTGGCCACGCACCTCCCCGAGTGGCTCTACGACCTGCTCTATGTCTGA
- the LOC113825759 gene encoding D-beta-hydroxybutyrate dehydrogenase, mitochondrial isoform X1, whose protein sequence is MALTLDTAADLLLWGCAGSVLASASIVLGGKEDPGCFLHLLLAVWVLAAAGCLARTCLKVPVYRKAVLVTGSDSGFGHQLALHLDRIGFRVFAGCLRADNEGEGAERLRKLGSEKLHVLQLDVTKQEQLQDARKQVQALMQKGEVLWGLVNNAGIGCLGMTEWPTIAKYKQTADVNIFGMVAATQTFLPLIKQSKGRIVNVGSMVGRVPQPIFTAYAVTKYAVEGFSDCLRVELKPWQVKISVIEPGNFAKATGIADEEHLRRQEDELWGDMHEDLRRAHPRQELQAVTRALRAFRDVGPDSMTPVLEAMTEALTQRFPRARYMPMDLHTFVRIFVATHLPEWLYDLLYV, encoded by the exons TGGACACCGCGGCGGACCTCCTGCTCTGGGGCTGTGCTGGCAGCGTCTTGGCCTCCGCGTCAATTGTCTTGGGTGGAAAGGAAGATCCCGGTTGCTTCCTTCACTTACTCCTGGCGGTGTGGGTACTCGCGGCTGCCGGCTGCCTCGCTCGCACCTGCCTGAAG GTGCCAGTGTATCGCAAAGCAGTTCTGGTGACTGGCAGCGACTCGGGGTTCGGGCACCAACTGGCACTGCACCTGGACAGAATT GGCTTCCGGGTCTTCGCTGGTTGCCTCCGTGCagataacgaaggagaaggagcagagaggcTGAGGAAATTAGGATCCGAGAAATTACACGTACTTCAGTTAGACGTGACGAAGCAAGAGCAGTTGCAGGATGCGAGGAAGCAAGTCCAGGCGCTGATGCAAAAGGGAG AAGTGCTGTGGGGTCTTGTCAACAACGCAGGCATCGGGTGTCTGGGGATGACGGAGTGGCCGACCATTGCGAAGTACAAGCAAACAGCTGACGTTAATATTTTCGGGATGGTGGCCGCCACGCAGACTTTCCTTCCCTTGATCAAGCAGTCTAAAG GCCGTATTGTGAACGTGGGGAGCATGGTGGGCCGCGTCCCTCAGCCCATCTTCACGGCCTACGCGGTCACCAAATATGCCGTGGAAGGATTCAGTGATTGTTTGAG AGTGGAGCTGAAACCATGGCAAGTGAAGATCAGCGTCATTGAGCCGGGTAACTTCGCTAAAG CCACGGGCATAGCAGACGAGGAGCACCTTCGCCGGCAGGAGGACGAGCTGTGGGGCGACATGCACGAGGACCTCCGGCGGGCTCACCCTCGGCAGGAGCTCCAGGCCGTCACTCGGGCTCTGAGGGCGTTCAGagatgtgggg CCAGACAGCATGACGCCCGTGTTGGAGGCCATGACAGAGGCCCTGACGCAGAGATTCCCGAGGGCGCGCTACATGCCCATGGACCTGCACACCTTCGTCAGGATATTTGTGGCCACGCACCTCCCCGAGTGGCTCTACGACCTGCTCTATGTCTGA
- the LOC113825759 gene encoding D-beta-hydroxybutyrate dehydrogenase, mitochondrial isoform X3, with the protein MALTLDTAADLLLWGCAGSVLASASIVLGGKEDPGCFLHLLLAVWVLAAAGCLARTCLKVPVYRKAVLVTGSDSGFGHQLALHLDRIGFRVFAGCLRADNEGEGAERLRKLGSEKLHVLQLDVTKQEQLQDARKQVQALMQKGEVLWGLVNNAGIGCLGMTEWPTIAKYKQTADVNIFGMVAATQTFLPLIKQSKGRIVNVGSMVGRVPQPIFTAYAVTKYAVEGFSDCLRVELKPWQVKISVIEPGNFAKARQHDARVGGHDRGPDAEIPEGALHAHGPAHLRQDICGHAPPRVALRPALCLIRRRTRR; encoded by the exons TGGACACCGCGGCGGACCTCCTGCTCTGGGGCTGTGCTGGCAGCGTCTTGGCCTCCGCGTCAATTGTCTTGGGTGGAAAGGAAGATCCCGGTTGCTTCCTTCACTTACTCCTGGCGGTGTGGGTACTCGCGGCTGCCGGCTGCCTCGCTCGCACCTGCCTGAAG GTGCCAGTGTATCGCAAAGCAGTTCTGGTGACTGGCAGCGACTCGGGGTTCGGGCACCAACTGGCACTGCACCTGGACAGAATT GGCTTCCGGGTCTTCGCTGGTTGCCTCCGTGCagataacgaaggagaaggagcagagaggcTGAGGAAATTAGGATCCGAGAAATTACACGTACTTCAGTTAGACGTGACGAAGCAAGAGCAGTTGCAGGATGCGAGGAAGCAAGTCCAGGCGCTGATGCAAAAGGGAG AAGTGCTGTGGGGTCTTGTCAACAACGCAGGCATCGGGTGTCTGGGGATGACGGAGTGGCCGACCATTGCGAAGTACAAGCAAACAGCTGACGTTAATATTTTCGGGATGGTGGCCGCCACGCAGACTTTCCTTCCCTTGATCAAGCAGTCTAAAG GCCGTATTGTGAACGTGGGGAGCATGGTGGGCCGCGTCCCTCAGCCCATCTTCACGGCCTACGCGGTCACCAAATATGCCGTGGAAGGATTCAGTGATTGTTTGAG AGTGGAGCTGAAACCATGGCAAGTGAAGATCAGCGTCATTGAGCCGGGTAACTTCGCTAAAG CCAGACAGCATGACGCCCGTGTTGGAGGCCATGACAGAGGCCCTGACGCAGAGATTCCCGAGGGCGCGCTACATGCCCATGGACCTGCACACCTTCGTCAGGATATTTGTGGCCACGCACCTCCCCGAGTGGCTCTACGACCTGCTCTATGTCTGATTCGTCGGCGGACTCGTCGATAG